In the Raphanus sativus cultivar WK10039 unplaced genomic scaffold, ASM80110v3 Scaffold1321, whole genome shotgun sequence genome, TCTGTTGCTAGGTTGCCTAAAAAGAGTATTGAAGCCCCATTATAAACGCTGCAATTTCTGTTTTTTAACCTTGGCGGCTATGTGTTTGTTACTGATTGGAACTTTCGTTATCTTATTCCAAAAAGTTGGTTACACTAAGATGCAAAAATTTTGGTAGCTTGTCCTCAGCGATTGCTccttgtaaaaaaaataattatttgactATAAATTCTtcttaaaattcattatatttcCGTCTTGCAGATTTGCGGGAGAAGTAAGACTAATTCTGCATTATGCAGGCGCAAAGGTAGTAAATTCAAGACTTAATTAGCAACATTGAGTTAAAAGTTTTCATTTATTGTCAAGAGACTAAAAGATGTTATCTGTTTACTTGTATGCAGAAACAAAATTACGGGTCTGCGCCATCAGCACCACCGTATGCCCCTCAAGTACCTCAATACTCAGCACCGCCTGCTCCATCTCCATATTCATCACCACCATACTCTGGACCATCTATGTACCCACAAGTACAATACTCTCAGCCGCAATCGGCTTACCCACCAGCTTCAGCTTATCCTCCTCAGCCATCTGCGTATCCTCCTCCTCCCTCAACTGCTTACCCTCCCGGTCCTTCAGCTTACCCTCCCGGTCCTTCGGCGTACCCTCCAGGTCCTTCGGCTTACCCTCCTCCTCCATACCCTCCTCAACCATCAGCTTATTACCCGCAAGGTACGTAAATGCTATTTCACTTCTGATCTAAGCTTTGATTGCTTGTTCTTGCATTTATGACTAGATGCTGATCATTTTCCAAGTAAAACCAATTTCAAACCTTTTTCATTTTGGAATGGAAAAACCCCCCTTTGATGCATTTGAGTGTTTTCAATTTGCATAAAACTAGTTTTGTAACACTTGATATATGTGATTTTGGCTGTGTTTCCTCTAATCATTTGTAGAAAAGATTTCTAACGATACTCAGTGGTGGTTGATATCGTTTTCTTCTTGTTCTGCAGGTCCATATCCAGGACAATACCCACCCCCTCCGTACTAAAGCTCCGGCATTTAGAATTTGACGAGAAGATGCTAATACTATGATGCTATTCCTAGAACTTGAtgacgattttttttttgttctttcttttatCTTCTGTGTGATCTTGTTATAGGTTAGTTTTATGCGATGGTCAGTGAGACTCATTAGGAAGTTTGGATATGTTCAAACATCAAGCCAGCTTGCAGATTATGTTGCAGAAAAATCTAATTATAACCTTAAAAGGACATATTGTGGTGTGTGTAGTTACAATTTCTTAAGAGCTGGTTTATGTTCTGTCTTTGACTCTTAAGATTTGAAACTATACGTGTTCACAGCAGCTAATCATCGAACAACTCAGtcattagtatataatatatttggtcAATGTCTATACAGCCCGATGTTCTAAAGTCTTTAACAAAACATTGTTGACAATCGGCAATAAAGTTGTAGAATCTAGTATTTTAGCCGACAGAGTTTACTGCACTTTGGTTTCTCGATCTCTACTCCACTGAGTAAAAAGTGGGTAAAGAGGGAAacagcaaaaaagaaaaattacacataagaaaatgagaaaaaaaaaaagaaacttcacaatattttgatttaagaaagaaaaaattgtGGAGTAAAAGACAAACGTGAAAACTCATAAATCAATCTCCTCCTACTCGCTCTCCCTCTCACTTCCAGCTTTtctcctctttctctctctctcactagTCTCTCTTTTGTAGCTCCCCCGCTACAGCTAATCTCTGCACGTTTCCATAGAGAGGAAGATGAGTTTCTCTCCGAGAGATTTTTCTCTCTATCATCTTATCTTCTTCTAGGTAATGCTTTGAGCCTTCCCTAATAACCAAAGAAACAACTCCAACAATATATAGAAGATCTTTCTTCTCATTCTTTGAGCTTATCCACAATGGCGATCCGGAAGGAGGATGAAAGTAGAGAAGAGTATAGCACTTCGTTTCTTCTTGATGCTCTCTACTGTGAAGAAGAGAAATGGGAAGACGTagacgaagaagaagctgaagaaaacTCTTCTTCTACTATTACTTCTCCATGTGTTCTTCTGCAGCAAGATTTGTTCTGGGAAGACAAAGATCTGGTCACTCTCTTctgcaaagaagaagaacagagacTCAGCTGTCTCGATGATGTTTATCTCGCCACGGATCGTAAAGAAGCCGTGGCTTGGATTCTGAGAGTCAACGCTCATTATGGTTTCTCTACTTTGACTGCTGCTTTAGCCATAACGTACCTAGACAACTTCATCTGTAGCAGCTACAACAGCTTACAGAGAGACAAACCATGGATGCTTCAGCTCGTTTCCGTTGCTTGCCTCTCTCTAGCTGCTAAAGTCGAAGAAACCCACGTCCCTCTTCTTCTAGACTTCCAAGTAAATGATCATTTCCCTTAAagtctctctctttttgttctgttctgttctcaatctctctgtttttttttgtaggtgGAGGAGACAAAGTATGTGTTCGAGGCAAAAACCATACAGAGAATGGAGCTGCTGATTCTCTCTACACTCCAATGGAAGATGCATCTCATTACTCCACTTTCGTTTCTAGACCACATCATCAGGAGACTGGGTCTTAAAAACAACTCTCACTGGGATTTCCTCAACAGATGTCACCGTCTCATCCTCTCTGTAATCTCCGGTTCGTAAAACGACAAAAGAAACCCCATCATCTACTGAGTAAAATCTTACATTCTcgtgtgttttttcttttttgtcagaTTCTAGATTTGTCGGCTACCTCCCATCAGTTGTTGCCGCAGCTACCATGATGCGAATTATAGATCAAGTCGAGCCCTTTCACCCTCTTTCACACCGAAACAACCTCCTCGGTGCCCTAAACATAACCAAGGTTTAGCTTCTAATCCTTTTAACTAGTAATAAATACTCTGTTTCTCACTCTGGCATTTTCACGAACAGTTATCGTGCATTTAACAGGAAAAGGTGGAGGCTTGTTACGATCTCATCCTCCAATTACCATTGGGTTTACAGATCGAAACCCAATCTCGCCGCAAACGCAAGAATCGCGACTCGTCGTCGTCGTTGAGCAGCAGCCCAAGCTGCGTGATCGATTCATACTATTTCAATAGCGACGAAAGCTCGAACGATTCGTGGTCAGCGAGTTCGTCGCCGCCGCAGCAGCAACAAGAACCTccgttgaagaagaagacgacgaaggCGGAGAAACCGATTCTGCATCTGTCCTCCTAGCCGCTACGTTTAATTtacgtttttaaaaaaaaaaaacttgagaacgATCCTAGTAGTATTAAGCTTCCCGTTATTGCGAATACGAAATGTCTCGAATGCCCTTACTTGCTATGGCGTGATACGGCGTGTCTGAAGGGGGCATTCGTGACATTTGACTGCATGGGATGCGATGGAAGAGGatagtaataataaaaagtcTTTTGCGTAAATTTTGAGGCTTTTGCAATCTTTGGGCCTTAATCTCCGgtggttttatattttaatgtgttTAACAATCTGGACATTTTATAGTCACTTGTAGATTATAAATACGATTGTGGAAGCACCGTAGCCTATTGGTtaaggtttaaaggcttctacacccagGTCTGGGATTCGAAtcccagactatgcaatttCTTGCATATTTTAGGaaatccaggtttcaagtcccggagAGAGCGGTTTATTAATGCAGACAACAGAAGAAAGACGTGCAAGTAAATCGGGCCAGGAATAaatcttcataggacggctcagatgaCGCAGTTAGGTGTAGATTTCATAAGGCAGATAgtttgtcggttgtcgaatagTCTTTGTAATCTTTCTCATAATTGCAATGttataataaatcagcgttaaaaaaaagattataaataCGATTAGGATAGAGTTTGCATGCATAGGGTTGAGATATATACACTACGATCaagaaaaactatataaatagcAAATTAAGTATTATTAAGATGGAGAATACTGCAGGAAGATAGTTTGGAAGTTTGAAAATAGCGGtgttaaaataagaaattaacCGAGTAAAGTGTCTAATCTAAAtggaagtgttttttttttggatacaGTGAGATTGCTGGATGATATATATActctttatttcatttttttttttgaacaacgaTTTCGATTAAATTGAAAAGGAGAGAGTTATAAAAGGTTTAGGCCCAAAAGTGGCTAGCCCAACAAACGAAAAGATGAAACATAAGGTAGAGACGAAGCCTTAATGGCCCGTTTTGCTAGAAGATCGACATCTCTGTTCTGGGAACGAGGGATGTGATTGTAACCGATCAAATCGAAGCTTGTTGAAAGGGATTTGATGTCTTGAAGGACGCCGTAAATCTCTTTCACTTGATTCTGGGAGGTGATTGCTCTTATGAGCGTTGCACAGTCGGAGAGGAAGGTAACCGAAGAGAGCCCTAACGCGATCGATTGAGAAATTCCTTCCTGAAGAGCTATCGATTCCGCCATCAGAGGGGATCCTACGTTCTCGATGATTTGGGTTCCTGACAAGGGAGGTCCCGATTGATTACTGGTGAGGCGCCATGCGATTCCTGCTCGGTGTGAAGAAGCATCCCAAGCGGCGTCGACGAAGCATCGGTGTGATCGGAGGGAGCTTGGGCCTTGGCGCTGTTCTGCCACAGTTGGTACGGTTTGATTCTCTTTTGCTTTGTCCTGAGCTTGGTTCCATTCCAGCGCTACTACTAAACTTTTTGTTGCTACCTCCATAGGCTGAGCCGTTACATCTTCAAATAACAATCTGTTTCTTGCCAACCACAGGGACCAGCAAATCCAGGGAAGAATCGGGACTCTGATTCCTGTCGGTGGGAGGCATACCATGTTTCTTGCAAGTACCACCAGGTCTTTAAAATCCGCCTCAACAGCTAGGTGAACTGGGAGTTTGAGGGGGATCAGGCGCCAAACTTCTTTGGCAAATAGACACTAGAAGAAGACGTGTAGAGCTGTTTCtctttatttcataaaaatgttactttactgttttttttaaagactaatgttactttaatatatatatttttttaaaagagtgtcatttaaaatttttgatatagtttatatttactttaaatttAATACTAATAACAAATACATgattctaataaataattttattttctttgaataGTGTTAATTAAAtagatttaattaataaaacataaaatttattttgattatttttaatatatgtgaaaagtgtATACTCTTATAAAtgcagaaaatattttttttgtcccGGATGGTGTATATAGTACAAGTTATACAAACGAGATGTCAAAATGTTTAATATGGAAAGAGATtgttgcgtttttttttttgaaacagagaCTGTTGCGTTTATGATCAAAAACAAGGATTTAGCATTTAGGCTTTGACTTCTTCAGAGGAGCCAAGTATTCTTTTTGGTCAGTCTTTACTCTTTAGATATAACTGTTTTCAAAATTGaggagaaaaaacaaaaaaattgaaaatgcaACAGtatcaagacaaaaaaaaaatgcaacaGTACTATTGATTTATTGATTTAGATTTTTCCGAGAAGTCTTTTCAAATTGAAACCTGCTCTACTTCTGCTAGGCGAGTATCAACTACTCCAAGACATTTTTTGAActggaactttttttttgtcaacgaacTGGAACTACTCCAACACATTTTCTGAactgattataaaataattaaatcagcTTCAATATATgtcaattacaaaaaaattgacATATAATGTATTTCATACTTTAAAGAGATAAAAATCAGCAGTTGTGTAACAGTGTAAGATAGTCCTCGGAAATCCGCTGAAGAGATAAATTATAGGGTGAATTTGCGAGATGACCAGATTTGTGGAGTTTATTAACTGCATGTACATGA is a window encoding:
- the LOC108848647 gene encoding elicitor-responsive protein 3, whose amino-acid sequence is MSTMAGIQGQVLEVTVVGCQKLKDTEWFSRQDPYVVLEYSGTRHRTRTCTDGGKNAVFQEKFMFTLLEGLRDLKVAVWNSNTLSTDDFIGNATIQLQKVLSQGYDDCTWTLQSKTGRFAGEVRLILHYAGAKKQNYGSAPSAPPYAPQVPQYSAPPAPSPYSSPPYSGPSMYPQVQYSQPQSAYPPASAYPPQPSAYPPPPSTAYPPGPSAYPPGPSAYPPGPSAYPPPPYPPQPSAYYPQGPYPGQYPPPPY
- the LOC108849734 gene encoding cyclin-D3-1-like, which encodes MAIRKEDESREEYSTSFLLDALYCEEEKWEDVDEEEAEENSSSTITSPCVLLQQDLFWEDKDLVTLFCKEEEQRLSCLDDVYLATDRKEAVAWILRVNAHYGFSTLTAALAITYLDNFICSSYNSLQRDKPWMLQLVSVACLSLAAKVEETHVPLLLDFQVEETKYVFEAKTIQRMELLILSTLQWKMHLITPLSFLDHIIRRLGLKNNSHWDFLNRCHRLILSVISDSRFVGYLPSVVAAATMMRIIDQVEPFHPLSHRNNLLGALNITKEKVEACYDLILQLPLGLQIETQSRRKRKNRDSSSSLSSSPSCVIDSYYFNSDESSNDSWSASSSPPQQQQEPPLKKKTTKAEKPILHLSS